One region of Cinclus cinclus chromosome 1, bCinCin1.1, whole genome shotgun sequence genomic DNA includes:
- the SDCBP gene encoding syntenin-1 isoform X3 gives MSLYPSLEDLKVDKVIQAQTAFSSNPANPAILSEASAPIPSDGGLYPRLYPELSQYMGLSLNEEEVQRNLAVAAAQPQGLVQANSPASLAGLRFGDQVLQINGENCAGWSSDKAHKVLKQASAERISMIIRDRPFERIITMHKDSTGHVGFIFKNGKITSIVKDSSAARNGLLTEHNICEINGQNVIGLKDSQVADILATAGNVVTITVMPSSIYDYIIKRMATSIMKSLMDHSIPEV, from the exons ATGTCTCTCTATCCTTCCCTAGAAGATCTGAAGGTGGACAAAGTTATTCAG gCTCAGACTGCCTTTTCTTCAAATCCAGCTAATCCAGCAATCTTGTCTGAAGCTTCTGCTCCAATTCCTAGTGATGGAG GCTTGTATCCCAGATTGTATCCAGAACTTTCTCAGTACATGGGTCTGAGCCTCAATGAGGAAGAGGTGCAGAGAAACTTAGCAGTGGCAGCTGCTCAGCCCCAGGGT TTAGTTCAGGCAAACTCTCCAGCATCCCTTGCTGGCCTGCGGTTTGGGGACCAAGTTCTGCAGATCAATGGTGAGAACTGTGCAGGATGGAGTTCTGATAAAGCACATAAAGTTCTGAAACAGGCTTCTGCAGAAAGGATTTCAATGATCATTCGGGACAG ACCTTTTGAACGGATTATTACCATGCATAAGGACAGCACAGGGCATGTTGGTTTCATATTCAAGAATGGAAAAATAACCTCGATAGTGAAAGACAGTTCTGCTGCAAGAAATGGACTTCTGACAGAACACAACATCTGTGAAATTAATGGCCAGAATGTAATTGGGTTGAAG GACTCGCAGGTTGCAGACATCTTGGCAACAGCTGGAAATGTAGTGACCATCACTGTCATGCCTTCCAGTATTTATGACTATATAATAAAGAG gATGGCAACTAGCATCATGAAGAGCCTGATGGATCACTCTATTCCTGAAGTCTAA
- the SDCBP gene encoding syntenin-1 isoform X1: protein MSLYPSLEDLKVDKVIQAQTAFSSNPANPAILSEASAPIPSDGGLYPRLYPELSQYMGLSLNEEEVQRNLAVAAAQPQGQLVTRPSTNYMVAPVTGNDIGIRRAEIKQGIREAILCKDQDGRIGLRLKSVDNGIFVQLVQANSPASLAGLRFGDQVLQINGENCAGWSSDKAHKVLKQASAERISMIIRDRPFERIITMHKDSTGHVGFIFKNGKITSIVKDSSAARNGLLTEHNICEINGQNVIGLKDSQVADILATAGNVVTITVMPSSIYDYIIKRMATSIMKSLMDHSIPEV, encoded by the exons ATGTCTCTCTATCCTTCCCTAGAAGATCTGAAGGTGGACAAAGTTATTCAG gCTCAGACTGCCTTTTCTTCAAATCCAGCTAATCCAGCAATCTTGTCTGAAGCTTCTGCTCCAATTCCTAGTGATGGAG GCTTGTATCCCAGATTGTATCCAGAACTTTCTCAGTACATGGGTCTGAGCCTCAATGAGGAAGAGGTGCAGAGAAACTTAGCAGTGGCAGCTGCTCAGCCCCAGGGT cAACTGGTAACACGGCCTTCCACTAATTACATGGTAGCTCCAGTGACTGGAAATGATATTGGAATTCGCAGAGCAGAAATTAAGCAAGGCATCCGTGAAGCAATTCTGTGTAAAGATCAAGATGGCAGAATTGGACTTCGCCTTAAGTCTGTTGATAAT GGTATATTTGTCCAGTTAGTTCAGGCAAACTCTCCAGCATCCCTTGCTGGCCTGCGGTTTGGGGACCAAGTTCTGCAGATCAATGGTGAGAACTGTGCAGGATGGAGTTCTGATAAAGCACATAAAGTTCTGAAACAGGCTTCTGCAGAAAGGATTTCAATGATCATTCGGGACAG ACCTTTTGAACGGATTATTACCATGCATAAGGACAGCACAGGGCATGTTGGTTTCATATTCAAGAATGGAAAAATAACCTCGATAGTGAAAGACAGTTCTGCTGCAAGAAATGGACTTCTGACAGAACACAACATCTGTGAAATTAATGGCCAGAATGTAATTGGGTTGAAG GACTCGCAGGTTGCAGACATCTTGGCAACAGCTGGAAATGTAGTGACCATCACTGTCATGCCTTCCAGTATTTATGACTATATAATAAAGAG gATGGCAACTAGCATCATGAAGAGCCTGATGGATCACTCTATTCCTGAAGTCTAA
- the SDCBP gene encoding syntenin-1 isoform X2: MSLYPSLEDLKAQTAFSSNPANPAILSEASAPIPSDGGLYPRLYPELSQYMGLSLNEEEVQRNLAVAAAQPQGQLVTRPSTNYMVAPVTGNDIGIRRAEIKQGIREAILCKDQDGRIGLRLKSVDNGIFVQLVQANSPASLAGLRFGDQVLQINGENCAGWSSDKAHKVLKQASAERISMIIRDRPFERIITMHKDSTGHVGFIFKNGKITSIVKDSSAARNGLLTEHNICEINGQNVIGLKDSQVADILATAGNVVTITVMPSSIYDYIIKRMATSIMKSLMDHSIPEV; the protein is encoded by the exons ATGTCTCTCTATCCTTCCCTAGAAGATCTGAAG gCTCAGACTGCCTTTTCTTCAAATCCAGCTAATCCAGCAATCTTGTCTGAAGCTTCTGCTCCAATTCCTAGTGATGGAG GCTTGTATCCCAGATTGTATCCAGAACTTTCTCAGTACATGGGTCTGAGCCTCAATGAGGAAGAGGTGCAGAGAAACTTAGCAGTGGCAGCTGCTCAGCCCCAGGGT cAACTGGTAACACGGCCTTCCACTAATTACATGGTAGCTCCAGTGACTGGAAATGATATTGGAATTCGCAGAGCAGAAATTAAGCAAGGCATCCGTGAAGCAATTCTGTGTAAAGATCAAGATGGCAGAATTGGACTTCGCCTTAAGTCTGTTGATAAT GGTATATTTGTCCAGTTAGTTCAGGCAAACTCTCCAGCATCCCTTGCTGGCCTGCGGTTTGGGGACCAAGTTCTGCAGATCAATGGTGAGAACTGTGCAGGATGGAGTTCTGATAAAGCACATAAAGTTCTGAAACAGGCTTCTGCAGAAAGGATTTCAATGATCATTCGGGACAG ACCTTTTGAACGGATTATTACCATGCATAAGGACAGCACAGGGCATGTTGGTTTCATATTCAAGAATGGAAAAATAACCTCGATAGTGAAAGACAGTTCTGCTGCAAGAAATGGACTTCTGACAGAACACAACATCTGTGAAATTAATGGCCAGAATGTAATTGGGTTGAAG GACTCGCAGGTTGCAGACATCTTGGCAACAGCTGGAAATGTAGTGACCATCACTGTCATGCCTTCCAGTATTTATGACTATATAATAAAGAG gATGGCAACTAGCATCATGAAGAGCCTGATGGATCACTCTATTCCTGAAGTCTAA
- the NSMAF gene encoding protein FAN isoform X3: protein MSRAITGIAVTCNGSSVFTTSQDSTLKMFSKDSKTIQRSVSFSNMALSSCLILPGDTTVISSSWDNHIYFYSIAFGRQQDVLLGHDDAVSKICWRDGRLFSASWDSTVKVWHCVPGETLSNKKHHFELLAQLEHDVSVNTIDLNAANTILASGTKEGTISVWDVTTATILHQLPRHSGTVFHAAFSPDSRHLLSTGEDCCFKVIDVQTGMVVSSVTAEEPQRCFKWDGNTILSGSQSGELLIWDLLGGKVTERIKGHTGAVTSMWMNEQCNNVITGGEDKQIMFWKLQY, encoded by the exons ATGTCAAG GGCAATTACTGGAATAGCAGTGACTTGCAATGGGTCTTCTGTTTTCACTACGTCCCAGG ATTCAACTTTGAAGATGTTTTCCAAAGACTCAAAAACCATCCAGAGAAGTGTGTCCTTTTCAAACATG gcTTTGTCATCTTGTCTAATCTTACCAGGAGATACCACTGTCATAAGTTCTTCATGGGACAATCATAT atatttttattcaatTGCATTTGGAAGACAGCAGGACGTCCTATTGGGCCATGATGATGCAGTCAGCAAGATCTGTTGGCGTGATGGGCGCTTGTTTTCTGCATCTTGGGATTCCACTGTGAAG GTGTGGCACTGTGTTCCTGGAGAGACCTTGAGCAATAAAAAACACCACTTTGAACTGCTTGCACAGTTAGAACATGATGTTAGT GTAAATACAATCGACCTTAACGCTGCAAATACCATCCTGGCGTCTGGAACCAAAGAGGGTACCATTAGTGTTTGGGATGTTACTACAGCAACAATACTGCACCAGTTGCCACGTCATTCTGGGACTGTGTTTCATGCTGCTTTTAGTCCTG ACAGCAGACATCTACTGAGCACAGGGGAGGACTGTTGTTTTAAAGTAATAGATGTACAAACTGGCATGGTTGTATCTTCTGTGACTGCTGAAGAGCCACAGAG GTGCTTCAAATGGGATGGAAATACCATCTTATCAGGATCTCAATCTGGTGAATTACTGATTTGGGACCTTCTTGGAGGAAAAGTTACTGAAAGAATCAAAGGGCATACAG GTGCTGTAACATCCATGTGGATGAATGAACAGTGCAACAATGTTATTACAGGAGGGGAAGACAAACAAATCATGTTCTGGAAACTGCAATACTAA